From one Solanum stenotomum isolate F172 chromosome 12, ASM1918654v1, whole genome shotgun sequence genomic stretch:
- the LOC125849490 gene encoding defective in cullin neddylation protein AAR3, producing the protein MDSPAANHLDIFDIYSRYCDIMSGAYATRNLVDELQKARFTREALNQLTKLVDSSLHIRATIFEEVYKLKLRLNLEADFSEFSRFYDFVFFVFRENGQKNITISKAVTGWKIVLAGRFRLLDHWCDFVEINQRYNISEDTWQQVLAFSRSVHENLEGYDREGAWPVLIDDFVEHMYRIGGVDTISNSFCCSCGDSGAQPFEDSFPGLKNFPGMKRKKSCGNLQRVEESSHGHPDMDVIVNSKRRNINFGNQNVDWTENQSHGCLEMVKANSPLNHSASPCAVEGCLSKGFAGLLSGPSCLQFDKERRTSYT; encoded by the exons ATGGACTCTCCCGCTGCAAATCACTTGGATATATTCGATATCTATAGCCGATACTGTG ATATCATGTCAGGGGCATATGCTACCAGGAACCTAGTAGATGAATTGCAGAAAGCGAGATTTACAAGAGAGGCATTGAACCAGCTTACGAAATTAGTGGATTCAAGTTTGCATATAAG GGCAACTATCTTTGAAGAAGTGTACAAGCTTAAGTTGCGGTTGAATTTGGAG GCAGACTTCTCTGAGTTCTCGCGTTTCTATGATTTTGTCTTCTTCGTTTTCAGAGAAAATGGACAAAAGAACATAA ctATAAGCAAAGCTGTTACTGGTTGGAAAATAGTTTTAGCTGGTAGGTTTCGGCTACTTGATCACTGGTGCGACTTTGTTGAG ATAAACCAGCGATACAATATATCTGAGGATACTTGGCAGCAAGTTTTGGCCTTCAGCCGTTCTGTGCATGAAAATCTTGAAGGATATGATCGGGAAG GAGCTTGGCCTGTTTTGATTGATGACTTTGTTGAGCACATGTACAG GATTGGAGGAGTCGATACTATTTCTAACTCATTTTGTTGTAGCTGTGGTGATTCGGGAGCCCAGCCATTTGAGGATTCTTTCCCTG GATTGAAAAATTTTCCTGGTATGAAGAGGAAAAAATCTTGTGGCAATTTACAAAGAGTAGAAGAATCATCTCATGGACATCCAGACATGGATGTGATTGTCAATTCCAAGAGGAGGAACATTAATTTTGGCAACCAAAATGTTGACTGGACAGAAAACCAATCACATGGTTGCTTGGAAATGGTTAAAGCAAATAGCCCATTAAATCATTCTGCATCTCCATGCGCTGTTGAAGGTTGTTTGTCCAAGGGTTTTGCGGGACTGTTGTCAGGCCCTTCATGTTTGCAGTTTGATAAAGAAAGGAGAACTTCCTATACATAG